A genomic segment from Syntrophotalea acetylenivorans encodes:
- the hpt gene encoding hypoxanthine phosphoribosyltransferase: MAGVEPQPAVMLTVEQIARRVQELSRQISRDYAAADELVMVGVLRGCYIFLADLSRALTIRRRIDFIAVSAYGQQVYPSDSLRLIMDVRSDLAGQHVLIVDDILDSGLTLNYLTHLLGARNPASLRTCVLLRKPGRLKIDITPDYIGFDIPEVWVVGYGLDCSDRYRALPYIGQVDRLI; the protein is encoded by the coding sequence GTGGCTGGGGTGGAACCGCAACCGGCAGTGATGTTAACTGTTGAGCAGATTGCTCGTCGAGTGCAGGAACTTTCTCGGCAAATCAGCCGTGATTATGCTGCCGCAGACGAACTGGTCATGGTCGGTGTATTGCGTGGTTGTTATATCTTCCTGGCGGATCTGTCACGGGCGCTAACTATACGCAGACGAATTGATTTTATCGCTGTTTCCGCCTACGGGCAGCAAGTCTACCCCAGCGATTCTCTGCGTCTTATAATGGATGTACGCTCCGACCTGGCTGGACAGCATGTGCTTATTGTCGACGATATACTTGATAGTGGCTTAACCCTGAACTATTTGACCCATCTCTTGGGTGCTCGCAATCCTGCCAGCCTGCGCACCTGCGTCCTTTTACGTAAACCTGGCCGGTTAAAGATAGATATCACTCCCGATTATATTGGGTTTGATATACCGGAAGTGTGGGTTGTCGGTTATGGTCTCGATTGTTCCGACCGATATAGGGCTTTGCCCTATATCGGTCAAGTCGACCGCTTAATCTGA
- a CDS encoding diguanylate cyclase domain-containing protein — protein MTVRCCGGSTTGLPDNELCADASQIEELKERIRRLEEERNYLRSSCDELQGSHDILLEAIGAANQKQVQAEMLSMELDQVFSSCADAMWVVRNDKIVVRANDAMLNLLGKTSAEVVGRPCNTLLEAPLCNGKSCPLELSINSLSAKEYDVSRGISSGEQHFIVSAAPLVTLDGTPGIVAQFKDITDRKQAEAALAKANITLARLARLDSLTQLPNRRSFDENIEREWRRLAREKQSLSLVLCDIDFFKPYNDTYGHQTGDDCLRQVAQALGGCAMRAGDLACRYGGEEFVFLLPNTPLEGATKFAERVRHAIEALALPHETSRAASVVTLSLGVASQIPGSGTSPEILIRAADEALYQAKEAGRNQVAAS, from the coding sequence ATGACCGTGAGGTGTTGTGGTGGTTCCACCACAGGATTGCCAGATAATGAATTGTGCGCTGATGCTTCGCAAATAGAGGAGCTGAAAGAACGTATCCGGCGTTTGGAAGAGGAGCGGAATTATTTGCGTAGCTCTTGTGACGAGCTGCAAGGCAGTCACGACATTCTTTTGGAAGCAATTGGCGCTGCAAACCAGAAGCAAGTACAGGCTGAAATGTTGAGCATGGAATTAGACCAGGTTTTTTCTTCCTGTGCCGATGCCATGTGGGTGGTGCGTAATGATAAAATAGTGGTTCGCGCCAATGACGCTATGCTTAACTTGCTGGGTAAAACGTCTGCAGAGGTGGTCGGCCGTCCGTGCAACACCTTGCTTGAAGCGCCCCTTTGCAACGGGAAATCCTGCCCCCTAGAGCTCTCTATAAATTCTCTCTCTGCCAAGGAGTATGATGTTTCGCGAGGTATCTCTTCGGGAGAACAACATTTTATCGTATCAGCTGCTCCTTTGGTGACCTTGGATGGTACACCTGGAATTGTTGCGCAATTTAAGGATATCACGGATCGCAAACAGGCCGAAGCCGCTCTGGCCAAGGCCAATATTACCCTCGCCCGATTGGCACGATTGGATAGCCTGACGCAGTTGCCCAATCGACGATCCTTCGATGAAAACATAGAGCGGGAATGGCGTCGATTGGCTCGTGAAAAACAAAGTCTTTCCCTGGTTTTATGCGATATCGACTTTTTCAAGCCGTACAATGATACCTATGGCCACCAGACCGGTGATGACTGTCTGCGTCAGGTAGCGCAAGCTCTTGGCGGATGCGCTATGCGAGCCGGAGATCTTGCTTGTCGCTATGGTGGAGAAGAGTTTGTTTTTTTGTTGCCGAATACCCCTTTAGAGGGCGCCACTAAGTTTGCTGAGCGGGTTCGTCATGCAATAGAAGCGTTGGCTCTTCCCCATGAAACATCCCGTGCTGCGTCTGTCGTTACGCTTAGTCTTGGTGTGGCGTCGCAGATCCCTGGTTCCGGTACCTCACCGGAAATTCTTATCAGGGCAGCAGACGAGGCCCTTTATCAGGCTAAAGAAGCTGGCCGCAATCAGGTTGCTGCCAGTTAG
- a CDS encoding DUF1653 domain-containing protein: MIVVKCGRYRHFKGLEYEVLGVARHSETEEELVVYRPLYGEGDLWVRPLHMFVETVEIDGKTVSRFKYIGVSSC; the protein is encoded by the coding sequence ATGATTGTGGTTAAGTGTGGCCGGTATCGCCATTTTAAAGGCCTTGAATATGAAGTTCTTGGTGTGGCTCGGCATTCCGAAACGGAAGAAGAACTTGTAGTTTATCGGCCTCTCTATGGTGAGGGCGATCTATGGGTCAGGCCTCTGCATATGTTTGTAGAAACTGTAGAAATAGACGGTAAGACTGTTTCCCGATTTAAATATATAGGCGTAAGTTCTTGCTGA
- a CDS encoding D-2-hydroxyacid dehydrogenase produces the protein MKIVVLDGHTLNPGDLSWSDLAALGELKVYDRTGLEVLQDRALGAEILLTNKVPIDGSLIEKLPKLRYVGVLATGYDIVDVSAATRHNIVVTNVPGYSTSSVVQMVFALLLEMTQQVGHYSRLVREEGRWCESPDFCFWDRPLRELTGLRLGLVGFGQIGRQVARVASAFGMQVQVHTAHPEKYRSWQETEGIVFLGLEELFAQSDVVSLHCPLSEDTAGLVNASLLHMMKRRALLINTARGPLLDEQAVASALNSGRLAGLGIDVLSSEPPSVDNPLLTAANVHVTPHVAWATEEARRRLLDIAVANIKSFLTGEVSNRVN, from the coding sequence TTGAAAATAGTGGTGTTGGATGGACACACGCTTAACCCAGGAGACCTCAGCTGGTCCGATTTGGCCGCTTTGGGCGAATTGAAGGTCTATGATCGTACCGGACTCGAAGTACTGCAGGATCGTGCTCTAGGCGCGGAGATACTGCTGACCAATAAGGTGCCTATTGATGGCTCTTTGATCGAAAAACTACCGAAGCTTCGATATGTCGGAGTTTTGGCTACCGGGTATGATATCGTCGACGTTTCCGCGGCGACTCGCCACAATATCGTTGTGACCAATGTGCCGGGGTACAGTACTTCTTCCGTCGTGCAGATGGTTTTTGCTTTATTGTTGGAGATGACACAGCAGGTCGGTCACTACAGTCGGCTGGTCCGGGAAGAGGGGCGCTGGTGTGAAAGTCCCGACTTCTGTTTTTGGGATCGCCCGTTACGGGAGCTGACGGGGTTGCGCTTGGGATTGGTGGGGTTTGGCCAGATCGGTCGCCAGGTGGCTCGCGTGGCTTCAGCCTTCGGCATGCAGGTGCAGGTACATACCGCCCATCCAGAGAAGTACCGGAGTTGGCAAGAGACCGAAGGAATAGTGTTTCTGGGCCTGGAAGAACTTTTTGCACAAAGCGACGTAGTTAGCTTGCATTGTCCTTTGTCAGAGGACACAGCCGGCCTCGTCAATGCCTCTCTACTTCACATGATGAAGAGAAGGGCGTTGCTTATCAATACGGCTCGGGGCCCCTTGCTCGACGAACAAGCTGTTGCCTCTGCGCTGAACAGTGGCCGGCTGGCAGGTCTGGGTATCGATGTCTTGTCCAGTGAGCCACCCTCAGTCGATAATCCTTTACTCACCGCCGCCAATGTCCATGTCACTCCCCATGTCGCATGGGCTACTGAAGAGGCCCGTAGGAGACTGCTGGACATTGCAGTTGCCAACATCAAGAGTTTTTTGACCGGTGAGGTAAGCAATAGGGTCAACTAA
- the mazG gene encoding nucleoside triphosphate pyrophosphohydrolase, producing the protein MQQTEAAKALQRLLSIMARLRGPDGCPWDTEQTPETLKPFLLEECYETLEAIDNGQPAEICEELGDLLLQIVFQARIHEERSDFSMVDVITGIADKLERRHPHVFGNIECKTPADVSAQWETIKKQEKETLGKAETTLGSIPKSLPALMHAKKLTERASRAGFDWPEIDGAFAKVREEMAELEEALREDHQQSIENELGDLLFATANLGRYLNIDAEEALRKTVGRFIFRFGHVESSLEKSGRSLRKASLAEMETLWREAKALTKT; encoded by the coding sequence ATGCAACAGACAGAAGCTGCAAAAGCCCTTCAACGATTGTTGTCCATAATGGCAAGACTGCGAGGTCCTGACGGTTGTCCGTGGGACACCGAACAAACTCCAGAAACACTAAAACCCTTTTTACTGGAAGAATGCTATGAAACCCTGGAAGCGATCGATAATGGTCAACCCGCTGAAATTTGTGAGGAGCTTGGCGACCTTTTACTGCAAATAGTCTTTCAAGCCCGGATTCATGAAGAACGCTCTGACTTCAGCATGGTAGATGTCATAACCGGCATAGCCGACAAACTGGAGCGGCGGCATCCACATGTCTTCGGTAATATTGAATGCAAGACACCTGCAGATGTATCGGCCCAGTGGGAAACAATCAAAAAGCAAGAAAAAGAGACACTGGGCAAAGCCGAAACAACCCTAGGCTCCATACCGAAAAGCTTACCGGCCCTGATGCACGCAAAGAAACTGACTGAACGAGCAAGCCGTGCCGGTTTTGATTGGCCTGAAATCGATGGCGCCTTTGCCAAAGTCAGGGAGGAAATGGCAGAACTGGAAGAGGCCTTGAGGGAAGACCATCAGCAGTCCATCGAAAACGAGCTGGGAGACCTCCTTTTTGCGACAGCTAATCTCGGCCGCTATTTAAACATCGATGCCGAGGAGGCATTACGGAAAACAGTCGGTCGCTTTATCTTTCGTTTTGGCCACGTCGAAAGCTCTCTGGAGAAAAGCGGTCGCTCTCTCCGAAAAGCCTCTTTGGCTGAGATGGAAACTCTTTGGCGAGAAGCCAAGGCCCTAACCAAAACCTAA
- a CDS encoding YceD family protein, whose translation MLISVDEVKEAGLLLELEEPLTAFPVLGEIAQSGSCQFVGPVTVEVKVFLAHEMVEVEGQASVRANFTCGRCLQEFDLDISSDFVLTYCRELPHVEIVDDGDDEGAELSAEDMGLILFDGDEIDLSESIQEQLVMALPNSPVCDEKCKGLCSQCGMDLNTGTCDCPPQDINLKMAALKDFKVKKR comes from the coding sequence GTGCTTATATCTGTAGATGAGGTAAAAGAGGCGGGACTGTTACTTGAGTTGGAGGAACCGCTGACAGCCTTTCCTGTACTGGGCGAGATTGCACAAAGCGGTTCCTGCCAATTTGTCGGTCCGGTTACGGTAGAGGTTAAGGTTTTTCTTGCTCATGAAATGGTCGAGGTGGAAGGGCAGGCATCGGTGCGTGCGAATTTCACCTGTGGTCGGTGCCTGCAAGAATTCGATCTTGATATCAGCAGCGATTTTGTCCTGACCTACTGTCGTGAATTGCCCCATGTTGAAATCGTTGATGATGGCGACGACGAGGGTGCTGAACTTAGTGCTGAAGATATGGGTTTGATTCTTTTCGACGGAGATGAGATCGATCTGTCGGAGAGTATACAGGAACAGTTGGTTATGGCTTTACCGAATAGCCCTGTTTGTGATGAGAAGTGTAAAGGGCTTTGCTCTCAGTGTGGAATGGATCTTAACACCGGGACTTGTGATTGCCCTCCACAGGATATTAATTTAAAAATGGCCGCCTTGAAAGATTTCAAGGTTAAAAAACGATAA
- the rpmF gene encoding 50S ribosomal protein L32 → MAVPKKKTSKSKRDMRRAHDSLSAPGISICPQCKEPKQPHRVCGSCGTYKGKDVTETEA, encoded by the coding sequence ATGGCTGTACCAAAGAAAAAAACATCCAAATCCAAACGTGACATGCGTCGGGCTCACGATAGCCTTTCTGCTCCCGGTATCTCTATTTGCCCCCAGTGTAAAGAGCCCAAACAGCCTCATCGGGTTTGTGGTAGCTGTGGTACCTACAAAGGTAAAGATGTTACCGAGACAGAAGCATAA